In Prunus dulcis chromosome 1, ALMONDv2, whole genome shotgun sequence, the following are encoded in one genomic region:
- the LOC117622395 gene encoding probable serine/threonine-protein kinase PBL17 isoform X2, producing the protein MGICFSSEKQRHSNCNQTSPPVGHGSAACPTPDKSAINTPLASKNVKDLRQSPGYINVSIFTYDEMSLATKRFRPELILGEGGFGVVYKGVVDDTVRTGYKTTQVAIKELNREGYQGDREWLAEVNYLGQLSHPNLVKLIGYCCEDEHRLLVYEYMASGSLEKHLFRRVGCTLTWSRRMKIALDAAKGLAFLHGAERPIIYRDFKTSNILLDGDFNAKLSDFGLAKEGPMGDQTHVSTRVMGTYGYAAPEYVMTGHLTARSDVYGFGVVLLELLIGRRAMDKSRPSREHNLVEWARPLLNHNKKLLRIVDPRLEGQYSFKTAMKVAQLAYQCLSQNPKGRPLMSQVVDILETLQSSGNHELQSGDGAVTLYEAPKGTIASPAKKRSQNRRDDERGGEAHSNPGNGRSKSEPMNDFDRNNSSPNFVSHEK; encoded by the exons ATGGGGATTTGTTTCAGTTCTGAAAAGCAGCGGCATTCCAATTGTAATCAGACGAGCCCACCAG TAGGACATGGCTCTGCTGCATGTCCAACTCCCGATAAAAGTGCAATCAACACTCCTTTGGCTTCCAAGAATGTCAAGGACCTACGGCAAAGTCCCGGATATATCAATGTCAGCATCTTTACTTACGATGAGATGAGTTTGGCCACAAAACGTTTCCGGCCAGAGCTAATTCTTGGTGAGGGTGGGTTTGGTGTTGTATATAAAGGAGTTGTTGATGACACCGTGAGGACAGGTTACAAGACCACACAAGTTGCCATCAAGGAGCTTAATCGAGAAGGGTACCAAGGTGATAGGGAATGGCTG GCAGAAGTTAACTATCTAGGTCAGCTTAGTCACCCTAATCTTGTGAAGCTGATTGGCTACTGCTGTGAGGATGAGCACCGGCTACTGGTCTATGAATACATGGCAAGTGGCAGCCTGGAAAAACATCTATTTCGCA GAGTGGGCTGTACGCTTACATGGTCAAGAAGAATGAAGATTGCATTAGATGCTGCAAAAGGGcttgcttttcttcatggtgCAGAGCGACCAATCATTTACCGTGACTTTAAGACATCAAATATTTTGTTGGATGGG GATTTTAATGCAAAGCTTTCGGACTTCGGCCTTGCAAAGGAAGGGCCTATGGGAGACCAAACCCATGTTTCAACAAGAGTGATGGGCACATATGGATATGCTGCACCTGAGTATGTAATGACTG GGCATCTAACTGCTCGAAGTGATGTTTATGGATTTGGAGTGGTGCTACTTGAGCTGCTCATTGGACGAAGAGCAATGGATAAGAGCAGGCCCAGCCGAGAACACAACCTGGTTGAGTGGGCTCGTCCACTCTTGAACCACAATAAGAAGCTTCTGAGGATTGTAGACCCTAGGTTGGAAGGGCAGTACTCATTTAAAACTGCAATGAAGGTGGCCCAGTTGGCATATCAATGCCTTagccaaaacccaaaagggAGGCCCCTTATGAGCCAGGTGGTTGACATCCTCGAGACTCTTCAGTCATCAGGAAACCACGAACTTCAAAGCGGAGATGGCGCTGTAACTCTTTATGAGGCTCCCAAGGGAACAATTGCAAGTCCTGCTAAGAAGAGAAGCCAGAACAGAAGAGACGATGAAAGGGGAGGAGAGGCGCATAGCAATCCGGGAAATGGAAGGAGCAAGAGTGAGCCTATGAATGATTTCGATCGTAATAACTCGTCTCCAAATTTTGTGTCGCATGAAAAGTAG
- the LOC117622395 gene encoding probable serine/threonine-protein kinase PBL17 isoform X1 codes for MGICFSSEKQRHSNCNQTSPPGIISLGHGSAACPTPDKSAINTPLASKNVKDLRQSPGYINVSIFTYDEMSLATKRFRPELILGEGGFGVVYKGVVDDTVRTGYKTTQVAIKELNREGYQGDREWLAEVNYLGQLSHPNLVKLIGYCCEDEHRLLVYEYMASGSLEKHLFRRVGCTLTWSRRMKIALDAAKGLAFLHGAERPIIYRDFKTSNILLDGDFNAKLSDFGLAKEGPMGDQTHVSTRVMGTYGYAAPEYVMTGHLTARSDVYGFGVVLLELLIGRRAMDKSRPSREHNLVEWARPLLNHNKKLLRIVDPRLEGQYSFKTAMKVAQLAYQCLSQNPKGRPLMSQVVDILETLQSSGNHELQSGDGAVTLYEAPKGTIASPAKKRSQNRRDDERGGEAHSNPGNGRSKSEPMNDFDRNNSSPNFVSHEK; via the exons ATGGGGATTTGTTTCAGTTCTGAAAAGCAGCGGCATTCCAATTGTAATCAGACGAGCCCACCAGGTATTATATCAT TAGGACATGGCTCTGCTGCATGTCCAACTCCCGATAAAAGTGCAATCAACACTCCTTTGGCTTCCAAGAATGTCAAGGACCTACGGCAAAGTCCCGGATATATCAATGTCAGCATCTTTACTTACGATGAGATGAGTTTGGCCACAAAACGTTTCCGGCCAGAGCTAATTCTTGGTGAGGGTGGGTTTGGTGTTGTATATAAAGGAGTTGTTGATGACACCGTGAGGACAGGTTACAAGACCACACAAGTTGCCATCAAGGAGCTTAATCGAGAAGGGTACCAAGGTGATAGGGAATGGCTG GCAGAAGTTAACTATCTAGGTCAGCTTAGTCACCCTAATCTTGTGAAGCTGATTGGCTACTGCTGTGAGGATGAGCACCGGCTACTGGTCTATGAATACATGGCAAGTGGCAGCCTGGAAAAACATCTATTTCGCA GAGTGGGCTGTACGCTTACATGGTCAAGAAGAATGAAGATTGCATTAGATGCTGCAAAAGGGcttgcttttcttcatggtgCAGAGCGACCAATCATTTACCGTGACTTTAAGACATCAAATATTTTGTTGGATGGG GATTTTAATGCAAAGCTTTCGGACTTCGGCCTTGCAAAGGAAGGGCCTATGGGAGACCAAACCCATGTTTCAACAAGAGTGATGGGCACATATGGATATGCTGCACCTGAGTATGTAATGACTG GGCATCTAACTGCTCGAAGTGATGTTTATGGATTTGGAGTGGTGCTACTTGAGCTGCTCATTGGACGAAGAGCAATGGATAAGAGCAGGCCCAGCCGAGAACACAACCTGGTTGAGTGGGCTCGTCCACTCTTGAACCACAATAAGAAGCTTCTGAGGATTGTAGACCCTAGGTTGGAAGGGCAGTACTCATTTAAAACTGCAATGAAGGTGGCCCAGTTGGCATATCAATGCCTTagccaaaacccaaaagggAGGCCCCTTATGAGCCAGGTGGTTGACATCCTCGAGACTCTTCAGTCATCAGGAAACCACGAACTTCAAAGCGGAGATGGCGCTGTAACTCTTTATGAGGCTCCCAAGGGAACAATTGCAAGTCCTGCTAAGAAGAGAAGCCAGAACAGAAGAGACGATGAAAGGGGAGGAGAGGCGCATAGCAATCCGGGAAATGGAAGGAGCAAGAGTGAGCCTATGAATGATTTCGATCGTAATAACTCGTCTCCAAATTTTGTGTCGCATGAAAAGTAG
- the LOC117622395 gene encoding probable serine/threonine-protein kinase PBL17 isoform X3 has protein sequence MGICFSSEKQRHSNCNQTSPPGHGSAACPTPDKSAINTPLASKNVKDLRQSPGYINVSIFTYDEMSLATKRFRPELILGEGGFGVVYKGVVDDTVRTGYKTTQVAIKELNREGYQGDREWLAEVNYLGQLSHPNLVKLIGYCCEDEHRLLVYEYMASGSLEKHLFRRVGCTLTWSRRMKIALDAAKGLAFLHGAERPIIYRDFKTSNILLDGDFNAKLSDFGLAKEGPMGDQTHVSTRVMGTYGYAAPEYVMTGHLTARSDVYGFGVVLLELLIGRRAMDKSRPSREHNLVEWARPLLNHNKKLLRIVDPRLEGQYSFKTAMKVAQLAYQCLSQNPKGRPLMSQVVDILETLQSSGNHELQSGDGAVTLYEAPKGTIASPAKKRSQNRRDDERGGEAHSNPGNGRSKSEPMNDFDRNNSSPNFVSHEK, from the exons ATGGGGATTTGTTTCAGTTCTGAAAAGCAGCGGCATTCCAATTGTAATCAGACGAGCCCACCAG GACATGGCTCTGCTGCATGTCCAACTCCCGATAAAAGTGCAATCAACACTCCTTTGGCTTCCAAGAATGTCAAGGACCTACGGCAAAGTCCCGGATATATCAATGTCAGCATCTTTACTTACGATGAGATGAGTTTGGCCACAAAACGTTTCCGGCCAGAGCTAATTCTTGGTGAGGGTGGGTTTGGTGTTGTATATAAAGGAGTTGTTGATGACACCGTGAGGACAGGTTACAAGACCACACAAGTTGCCATCAAGGAGCTTAATCGAGAAGGGTACCAAGGTGATAGGGAATGGCTG GCAGAAGTTAACTATCTAGGTCAGCTTAGTCACCCTAATCTTGTGAAGCTGATTGGCTACTGCTGTGAGGATGAGCACCGGCTACTGGTCTATGAATACATGGCAAGTGGCAGCCTGGAAAAACATCTATTTCGCA GAGTGGGCTGTACGCTTACATGGTCAAGAAGAATGAAGATTGCATTAGATGCTGCAAAAGGGcttgcttttcttcatggtgCAGAGCGACCAATCATTTACCGTGACTTTAAGACATCAAATATTTTGTTGGATGGG GATTTTAATGCAAAGCTTTCGGACTTCGGCCTTGCAAAGGAAGGGCCTATGGGAGACCAAACCCATGTTTCAACAAGAGTGATGGGCACATATGGATATGCTGCACCTGAGTATGTAATGACTG GGCATCTAACTGCTCGAAGTGATGTTTATGGATTTGGAGTGGTGCTACTTGAGCTGCTCATTGGACGAAGAGCAATGGATAAGAGCAGGCCCAGCCGAGAACACAACCTGGTTGAGTGGGCTCGTCCACTCTTGAACCACAATAAGAAGCTTCTGAGGATTGTAGACCCTAGGTTGGAAGGGCAGTACTCATTTAAAACTGCAATGAAGGTGGCCCAGTTGGCATATCAATGCCTTagccaaaacccaaaagggAGGCCCCTTATGAGCCAGGTGGTTGACATCCTCGAGACTCTTCAGTCATCAGGAAACCACGAACTTCAAAGCGGAGATGGCGCTGTAACTCTTTATGAGGCTCCCAAGGGAACAATTGCAAGTCCTGCTAAGAAGAGAAGCCAGAACAGAAGAGACGATGAAAGGGGAGGAGAGGCGCATAGCAATCCGGGAAATGGAAGGAGCAAGAGTGAGCCTATGAATGATTTCGATCGTAATAACTCGTCTCCAAATTTTGTGTCGCATGAAAAGTAG
- the LOC117616139 gene encoding prefoldin subunit 1, with product MADEANRAAFFEIQGRMIELTAKLKQVQTQMRNKEGEKKRAFLTLEELRPLSDDANTYKSIGRTFVLEPKSVLVNEQEQKLKDSESAIASLQISKEYIEKQVAEVENNLRELLNQDPGLARQIMSMSVM from the exons ATGGCCGACGAAGCCAACAGAGCT GCATTCTTTGAGATTCAAGGTCGCATGATTGAGCTCACTGCGAAACTGAAGCAG GTGCAGACGCAGATGAGGAacaaagaaggagaaaagaaGCGTGCTTTTCTAACCCTGGAGGAGCTGCGGCCTTTATCTGATGATGCAAATACTTACAAATCTATAG ggagaac GTTTGTTTTAGAGCCCAAGTCAGTGTTGGTGAATGAACAGGAACAGAAGCTCAAGGACAGTGAGAGTGCAATTGCCTCACTGCAG ATCTCAAAGGAATATATCGAGAAACAGGTTGCAGAGGTGGAGAACAACCTGAGGGAGCTGTTGAACCAAGATCCAGGTCTTGCTCGTCAGATAATGTCCATGAGTGTAATGTAA